The following coding sequences lie in one Eubacterium ventriosum genomic window:
- a CDS encoding DAK2 domain-containing protein, which produces MTTINAETLQKMFIAGAKNLEAKKEWINELNVFPVPDGDTGTNMTLTIMSAAKEVGAITEPTMETIAKAISTGSLRGARGNSGVILSQLFRGFTREIKKVDQIDVDVLSRACVKAVETAYKAVMKPKEGTILTVAKGMADKSCELVGESDDLVHVIDEIIKHGDYVLSQTPEMLPVLKQAGVVDSGGQGLMTVIKGAFDALLGKEIDYTLEPVQTAGTKVTEEVPMDDVEIKFGYCTEFIINLDKEMPKSEEKAFKEFLESIGDSIVLVADDEIVKVHVHTNEPGVAITKALTYGSLSRMKIDNMREEHQERLIKNAEKMAEQQKADEPRKKYGFVAVSVGEGLDEIFKGLNVDHIISGGQTMNPSTEDILNAIDKINADNIYVLPNNKNIILAAQQAESLVEDKNIIVIPSKTIPQGISAMIGFIPDNSPEDNKEAMIDSMSYVKTGEVTYAVRDTVIDDKEIKEGNIMGIGDEGILAVGEEIDDTTINMIKEMQDEESEIVSLYYGAEVTEEAANKLADKIAEALPEIEVEVYPGGQPIYYYIASVE; this is translated from the coding sequence TAGGCGCAATTACAGAACCGACAATGGAAACGATTGCCAAGGCTATCTCAACTGGTTCTTTAAGAGGTGCAAGAGGTAACTCAGGTGTTATTTTATCACAGCTTTTTAGAGGATTTACAAGAGAGATTAAGAAGGTAGATCAGATTGACGTAGATGTTTTGTCAAGAGCTTGTGTAAAAGCAGTAGAAACTGCTTATAAGGCAGTTATGAAGCCTAAGGAAGGAACAATCCTTACAGTTGCTAAAGGAATGGCTGATAAGTCATGCGAGCTTGTAGGCGAAAGTGATGACCTTGTGCATGTAATTGATGAAATAATTAAGCATGGTGATTATGTTTTAAGTCAGACACCCGAAATGCTTCCGGTTTTGAAACAGGCAGGAGTAGTTGACTCAGGTGGACAGGGATTGATGACAGTTATCAAGGGGGCTTTTGATGCTCTTTTAGGAAAAGAGATAGATTACACATTAGAACCTGTACAGACAGCAGGAACTAAGGTTACAGAAGAAGTTCCTATGGATGATGTTGAAATTAAATTCGGTTACTGTACAGAGTTTATTATTAATCTTGATAAAGAAATGCCTAAGTCAGAAGAAAAGGCATTTAAAGAATTTTTAGAATCAATTGGTGATTCAATTGTTCTTGTTGCTGATGATGAAATAGTAAAGGTGCATGTTCATACTAACGAGCCTGGTGTAGCGATTACAAAAGCTTTAACATATGGTTCATTGTCAAGAATGAAGATTGACAATATGAGAGAAGAGCATCAGGAACGCTTAATCAAGAATGCAGAAAAGATGGCTGAACAGCAGAAAGCTGACGAACCAAGAAAGAAATATGGTTTTGTAGCTGTATCAGTAGGAGAAGGATTAGATGAAATATTCAAGGGATTAAATGTTGACCATATTATTTCAGGTGGGCAGACAATGAATCCAAGTACAGAAGATATTTTAAACGCAATTGATAAGATTAATGCAGACAATATTTATGTATTGCCTAACAACAAGAATATTATTCTTGCGGCTCAGCAGGCGGAAAGCCTTGTTGAAGACAAAAATATTATTGTTATTCCATCTAAGACTATTCCACAGGGAATTTCAGCAATGATAGGATTTATTCCGGATAATAGTCCTGAAGACAATAAAGAAGCCATGATTGATAGTATGTCATATGTTAAGACAGGTGAGGTTACTTACGCTGTAAGAGACACAGTTATTGATGACAAGGAAATCAAAGAAGGCAACATTATGGGTATTGGCGATGAAGGAATCCTTGCAGTAGGAGAAGAAATCGACGATACAACAATTAATATGATTAAAGAGATGCAGGATGAAGAATCAGAAATCGTAAGTTTATATTATGGTGCTGAAGTTACAGAGGAAGCAGCAAATAAGCTGGCAGATAAGATTGCAGAAGCTTTGCCTGAAATTGAAGTAGAAGTATATCCGGGTGGACAGCCTATTTACTACTATATTGCTTCAGTAGAATAG